One window from the genome of Rufibacter tibetensis encodes:
- a CDS encoding T9SS type A sorting domain-containing protein → MVTSISGLESLCDFVPEILKSIPTLNQIKIMVNSYNCSVATENFQNFWRYVLTVMTFFLFAGNVFAQTVSHPRCTKPNGDLDPPHCVSQDLQVTKAFLTADQCSCTSGQVTADLNFNLFNKTGSTRTSFAVFAILVKTNPDGSTQEVYFKDCVSPVPPGETSTITFNDAITYTCGQTLTLTDVYLAWTDASTGDNRQCTELKDNFCNIDPKCGRPADIVIIPLLSANATAGTINCHGGTTTLNAVASGGVGPYQYSIDGVNYQSSPNFTVEEGSYSVYVKDSQSPNPCVATGGPVIISEPAELVAGRSAGTISCHGETTTLTGSASGGTGAYQYSLNGTTWQSSSNFTVTAGTYTVQVKDANNCIDAADPITIGQPDALVAGRSAGTIACRGGTTTLTGSATGGTGAYQYSINGTTWQNDPNFTVAAGTYTIHVKDANNCIDAADPITISQPDALVANGVVGAPITCHGGTTTLTASATGGTAPYRFKLNDGEYQSSPSFTVGAGTYTIHVIDANNCTDASDPIPITAPDVVVAGRSAGTIACFGGTTTLTGSASGGTGPYQYSINGTDWQPDPNFTVSAGTYTIQVKDANNCRDAADPITIGQPAELVAGGRAGTISCFGGSTTLTASAMGGTGPYQYSLDGVNWQSSATFTVNAARSPYTVHVKDANDCRDTFGPIAVTQPNSSLQLGPCSKTDVTCDGPNTGSVTAGTVTNAVGNVSYSWINSAGMVVGNSPTVSNLPAGTYTLTVRDDCFTRTCTVIINPATNCIPLQGCTPGYWKNHPEAWGCGYAPFNNFLTTFGISNRRGLNQSLTLAGALDLGGGNYNALARASTAALLNACHPVVNYPYSTDDILRAVREMFMNGTTTLNGVTYTSAEALKNELDRANNLGCPLNNQNAVIRSTSSSSVVASGKTSAVGQGIELSAYPNPYTESATINFTLREAGAYTLEIHDMNGRVVKKVSVGKAEAGRSYSFNLDGSLPSGIYIARLKTGKTTKVIRLMHRK, encoded by the coding sequence ATGGTCACATCCATTTCTGGGCTGGAATCACTTTGTGATTTTGTACCTGAAATCCTAAAATCAATCCCAACATTAAATCAAATCAAAATCATGGTTAACTCTTACAATTGTTCAGTCGCAACGGAAAACTTCCAGAATTTCTGGCGTTACGTCTTGACGGTTATGACTTTTTTCCTGTTTGCAGGGAATGTTTTTGCTCAAACTGTTTCCCACCCTCGGTGTACAAAACCTAATGGGGATTTAGATCCACCTCATTGCGTTTCTCAAGATTTACAAGTTACAAAAGCTTTTTTGACTGCAGATCAATGCTCCTGCACTAGTGGGCAAGTAACTGCAGATCTAAACTTTAATTTATTCAATAAAACAGGTTCCACAAGAACCTCTTTTGCCGTTTTTGCGATTTTAGTGAAGACAAATCCTGATGGCTCTACCCAGGAAGTTTATTTTAAAGATTGCGTTAGTCCAGTACCCCCAGGGGAGACTTCAACTATAACCTTCAATGATGCAATTACTTATACCTGCGGGCAGACTTTAACGCTGACTGATGTTTATCTAGCTTGGACTGACGCATCTACAGGTGACAACAGACAATGCACAGAGTTGAAAGACAATTTCTGTAATATAGATCCAAAATGCGGAAGACCAGCTGATATTGTTATCATCCCACTCCTTTCAGCTAATGCCACAGCTGGAACAATTAATTGTCATGGCGGTACAACTACATTAAATGCAGTTGCTTCTGGCGGAGTTGGTCCTTATCAATACAGTATTGATGGTGTTAACTACCAGTCATCACCTAACTTTACAGTTGAAGAAGGTTCTTATTCAGTTTATGTCAAAGACTCTCAATCTCCAAACCCTTGTGTAGCTACAGGTGGACCAGTAATCATTTCTGAACCAGCTGAGTTGGTGGCAGGAAGATCTGCCGGAACAATCTCTTGCCATGGAGAAACCACCACCTTGACCGGTTCGGCGAGCGGAGGAACAGGAGCTTACCAATACAGTCTTAACGGTACCACTTGGCAGTCAAGCTCTAACTTTACGGTTACAGCAGGCACTTATACGGTTCAGGTGAAAGACGCCAACAACTGTATTGATGCGGCTGACCCGATCACCATAGGCCAACCGGATGCACTAGTAGCGGGAAGGTCAGCCGGAACTATTGCTTGTCGCGGGGGAACCACAACCCTTACCGGCTCCGCCACTGGAGGTACAGGCGCTTACCAGTACAGCATCAACGGTACCACCTGGCAGAACGACCCGAACTTTACGGTGGCCGCAGGAACCTATACAATCCATGTCAAGGACGCCAACAACTGTATTGATGCGGCTGACCCGATCACCATAAGCCAACCGGATGCTCTTGTGGCAAATGGTGTTGTAGGTGCCCCTATTACTTGTCACGGAGGTACAACAACCCTAACTGCAAGTGCAACAGGTGGAACAGCACCTTATAGATTTAAATTGAATGATGGAGAGTATCAATCTTCTCCGAGTTTCACTGTGGGTGCAGGTACCTACACGATTCATGTTATAGATGCTAATAATTGTACAGACGCTTCAGATCCAATCCCAATTACTGCTCCTGATGTAGTAGTTGCTGGGCGATCTGCTGGAACAATTGCTTGTTTTGGAGGTACTACCACCTTAACCGGCTCGGCAAGCGGTGGAACGGGGCCTTACCAGTACAGTATTAATGGCACTGATTGGCAGCCTGACCCCAACTTCACTGTGAGTGCGGGAACCTACACGATTCAGGTTAAAGACGCCAACAACTGTAGAGATGCTGCTGACCCTATCACTATAGGGCAACCTGCTGAACTTGTTGCAGGTGGCCGTGCTGGAACCATTAGCTGTTTTGGTGGATCTACTACATTGACTGCCTCTGCTATGGGAGGAACAGGACCGTATCAATATAGTCTTGATGGCGTAAATTGGCAATCAAGTGCTACTTTCACAGTAAACGCAGCAAGAAGCCCTTATACAGTTCACGTAAAAGATGCAAATGACTGTAGAGACACTTTCGGTCCAATTGCCGTTACTCAGCCTAACTCTTCTCTTCAATTAGGACCTTGCTCTAAAACGGACGTTACTTGTGACGGCCCAAATACTGGTTCCGTCACCGCGGGAACTGTAACTAACGCAGTAGGCAATGTAAGCTACAGCTGGATTAACTCTGCAGGTATGGTTGTTGGAAATAGTCCTACAGTAAGTAACCTACCTGCCGGAACCTATACTCTTACTGTAAGGGATGACTGCTTCACCAGAACTTGTACAGTCATTATCAATCCAGCCACAAACTGTATTCCTTTACAAGGTTGTACTCCTGGTTACTGGAAAAACCATCCTGAAGCATGGGGTTGTGGCTATGCACCTTTTAATAACTTCTTAACTACATTCGGAATTTCCAATCGTAGAGGACTCAATCAATCTCTGACTTTGGCAGGTGCTCTTGATTTAGGAGGTGGAAATTACAATGCTTTGGCACGTGCATCGACAGCCGCCCTACTTAATGCATGCCATCCAGTAGTTAATTATCCGTATTCGACAGATGATATTTTAAGGGCTGTAAGAGAAATGTTTATGAATGGAACTACAACATTAAATGGAGTTACATACACAAGCGCAGAAGCACTTAAAAATGAGTTAGACAGAGCAAATAATCTTGGCTGCCCGCTTAATAATCAAAACGCTGTGATAAGATCCACTAGCTCTTCTTCTGTGGTAGCTTCTGGTAAAACCTCCGCTGTTGGCCAAGGTATAGAACTCAGTGCATATCCTAACCCATACACTGAGTCTGCAACCATCAACTTTACTCTTCGTGAAGCGGGAGCATACACTTTGGAAATCCATGACATGAATGGCAGGGTTGTTAAAAAGGTAAGTGTTGGAAAAGCCGAAGCAGGAAGAAGCTATAGCTTCAACCTTGACGGAAGCTTGCCATCAGGTATCTACATTGCCCGCCTGAAAACTGGAAAAACAACTAAAGTGATCAGACTCATGCATAGAAAGTAG
- the pnp gene encoding polyribonucleotide nucleotidyltransferase → MSYNAITKTIRMANGRDITIETGKLAKQADGSVVVRCGNAMLLATVVSNVGAREGVDFLPLSVDYQEKFASSGKIPGGFLKREARLSDYEILISRLVDRILRPMFPDDYHSETQVIINLISADAEILPDALAALAASAALSVSDIPFNGPISEVRVARIDGQFQINPLLSDLKRADIDLIVGGTADSVAMVEGEMSEVSEEDMLEAIRIAHQAIKEQVQVQVELGQEVGKTTKREYSHETNDEELKQLIFKAVYDKAYQVAASGNNVKAERKASFKAIKEEFVASLPEDHTYDSTLIGKYFHDAEKEAVRDAVLKERRRLDGRALDEIRPIWSEINYLPSAHGSAVFTRGETQSLTTVTLGTKLDEQMIDGAMFSGYNKFMLHYNFPPFSTGEAKPMRGTGRREVGHGNLAMRSLKKVLPAEDENPYTIRIVSDILESNGSSSMATVCAGTLALMDAGIQIKAPVSGIAMGLIMDEESGNFAVLSDILGDEDHLGDMDFKVTGTANGITACQMDIKVKGLSFEILGQALAQARNGRLHILGEMNKTIAQPNADFKPHTPRSTNIIIEKEFIGAIIGPGGKVIQQIQRDSGAVIQIEEKNDKGLVNVFATNQEAMQMAVSKIKAIVAVPEVGDTYTGKVKSIQPYGAFVEFMPGKDGLLHISEVKWERLESMEGVLELGEEIQVKLVDIDQKTGKFKLSRKALLPKPERQESAPKKD, encoded by the coding sequence ATGTCATACAACGCTATAACAAAAACAATCCGCATGGCCAATGGCCGTGATATAACTATTGAAACCGGCAAGCTTGCAAAACAGGCAGACGGCTCTGTAGTGGTGAGATGCGGAAATGCCATGCTGCTGGCTACAGTGGTATCTAACGTAGGTGCCCGTGAAGGAGTAGACTTCCTTCCTTTGTCAGTAGATTATCAAGAGAAATTTGCTTCTTCAGGTAAAATCCCTGGTGGTTTCCTGAAAAGAGAAGCACGTCTTTCTGACTACGAAATCCTGATCAGCCGTTTGGTAGACCGTATCCTGCGGCCTATGTTCCCGGATGATTACCATTCTGAAACCCAGGTGATCATCAACCTGATCTCTGCAGACGCTGAAATCCTGCCTGATGCTTTAGCTGCTTTGGCTGCCTCAGCTGCGCTTTCTGTTTCTGATATCCCTTTCAACGGACCTATCTCTGAAGTGCGGGTTGCCCGTATTGACGGTCAGTTCCAGATCAACCCTTTACTGTCTGACTTGAAGCGTGCCGATATTGACCTGATCGTGGGTGGTACCGCTGACAGTGTGGCCATGGTGGAAGGCGAAATGAGCGAAGTGTCTGAAGAAGACATGCTGGAAGCCATCCGCATAGCGCACCAAGCCATCAAAGAGCAAGTGCAAGTGCAGGTGGAGCTAGGCCAGGAAGTTGGTAAAACAACCAAACGCGAATACAGCCACGAAACCAACGACGAAGAACTGAAACAGCTTATATTCAAAGCGGTTTATGATAAAGCCTACCAAGTTGCTGCCTCTGGTAACAACGTAAAAGCTGAGCGCAAGGCTTCCTTCAAGGCGATCAAAGAGGAGTTTGTAGCCTCTTTGCCTGAAGACCATACGTATGATTCTACCCTCATTGGAAAATACTTCCATGATGCAGAGAAAGAAGCGGTACGTGATGCGGTATTGAAAGAGCGTCGCCGTTTAGATGGCCGTGCTTTAGACGAAATTCGTCCTATCTGGTCAGAAATCAACTACCTGCCATCTGCGCATGGTTCTGCGGTATTTACCCGTGGTGAGACGCAGTCGTTGACTACGGTAACCTTGGGTACCAAATTAGATGAGCAGATGATTGATGGCGCCATGTTCTCTGGCTACAACAAATTCATGTTGCACTATAACTTCCCTCCATTCTCAACTGGTGAGGCCAAGCCTATGCGTGGTACCGGCCGTAGAGAAGTAGGACACGGAAACCTGGCTATGCGTTCATTGAAGAAAGTATTACCAGCAGAAGATGAGAATCCATACACCATCCGTATCGTTTCAGATATTCTGGAGTCAAACGGTTCTTCTTCTATGGCGACTGTTTGCGCCGGAACGCTAGCCTTGATGGATGCAGGTATCCAAATCAAAGCGCCGGTATCTGGTATAGCCATGGGCTTGATCATGGACGAGGAGTCCGGCAACTTCGCAGTTCTTTCTGACATCTTGGGTGATGAGGATCACCTAGGTGACATGGACTTCAAAGTAACCGGTACTGCCAACGGGATTACTGCTTGCCAGATGGACATCAAAGTGAAAGGTCTTTCTTTTGAGATCCTAGGCCAGGCATTGGCTCAGGCTAGAAATGGACGTTTGCACATATTAGGTGAGATGAACAAAACCATCGCTCAGCCTAATGCAGACTTCAAACCGCATACCCCACGTTCTACCAATATCATCATTGAAAAGGAATTCATTGGTGCTATTATTGGACCAGGTGGTAAAGTAATCCAGCAAATTCAGCGTGATTCTGGTGCGGTTATCCAAATTGAGGAGAAAAACGACAAAGGCCTTGTGAACGTGTTCGCTACCAACCAGGAAGCAATGCAGATGGCCGTGTCTAAAATCAAAGCCATTGTAGCCGTTCCTGAAGTGGGCGATACCTACACCGGTAAAGTAAAATCAATCCAGCCTTACGGCGCATTTGTTGAATTCATGCCGGGCAAAGACGGTTTGCTGCACATCTCTGAGGTGAAGTGGGAACGTCTTGAAAGCATGGAAGGCGTGTTGGAATTAGGCGAAGAAATCCAGGTGAAACTGGTGGACATCGACCAAAAGACCGGAAAATTCAAACTTTCCCGCAAAGCCTTATTGCCTAAGCCTGAGCGCCAGGAGTCTGCTCCCAAAAAGGACTAA
- the trxB gene encoding thioredoxin-disulfide reductase: protein MENQKERVKCLIIGSGPAGYAAAIYASRAGLQPVMYQGLQPGGQLTITNDVENYPGYPSGINGPQMMEDFRQQAARFGTDIRYGIATSVDFSGKPHKVTIDEEKEIDADTVIIATGASAKWLGLESESRLNGSGVSACAVCDGFFYRGQDVAIVGAGDTACEEAHYLSNLCSKVYMIVRREEMRASTIMQNRVKNTPNIEILWNSVTEEILGEHGVEGARIKNAVTGETQDIKVSGFFVAIGHEPNSKIFQSYLEHDESGYLKTIPGTSKTNVDGVFACGDVQDNVYRQAVTAAGTGCMAALDAERYLASLEDH, encoded by the coding sequence ATGGAAAACCAAAAGGAGCGTGTAAAGTGTCTGATCATAGGTTCTGGTCCTGCCGGATATGCCGCTGCCATTTACGCCTCACGTGCCGGCTTACAACCGGTAATGTACCAAGGCTTGCAACCTGGTGGTCAGTTGACCATTACGAACGACGTTGAAAACTACCCCGGATATCCTTCCGGCATAAATGGCCCGCAGATGATGGAAGATTTCCGTCAGCAGGCAGCCAGATTTGGAACTGATATACGGTACGGCATCGCTACCTCAGTAGATTTCTCCGGAAAGCCGCATAAAGTGACGATTGACGAGGAGAAGGAGATTGATGCAGATACGGTGATTATTGCAACAGGAGCTTCTGCGAAGTGGTTAGGCTTGGAATCTGAGTCAAGATTGAACGGAAGTGGTGTTTCTGCCTGCGCCGTGTGTGACGGATTCTTCTACCGTGGACAGGACGTAGCTATTGTAGGAGCTGGAGATACTGCCTGCGAAGAGGCGCATTACTTATCTAACCTTTGCTCTAAGGTGTACATGATTGTGCGCCGTGAAGAGATGCGTGCCTCTACCATCATGCAGAACCGCGTGAAGAACACACCTAACATTGAAATTCTTTGGAACAGTGTGACCGAAGAGATTTTAGGGGAGCATGGCGTAGAAGGAGCTCGTATCAAAAATGCGGTAACTGGTGAGACACAAGACATCAAGGTGAGTGGTTTCTTTGTGGCCATTGGTCATGAACCAAATTCCAAGATATTCCAGTCTTACCTGGAGCACGATGAGAGCGGCTACTTGAAAACAATTCCGGGTACGTCTAAAACGAATGTAGACGGCGTCTTTGCCTGCGGCGATGTGCAGGACAATGTGTACCGACAAGCGGTGACAGCAGCCGGTACAGGTTGTATGGCGGCTCTTGATGCTGAACGCTACCTGGCCTCACTGGAAGATCATTAA
- a CDS encoding sigma-70 family RNA polymerase sigma factor, which yields MRQLKISKQITNRESQSLDKYLQEIGKVDLLTPDEEVTLAQRIREGDQFALEKLTKANLRFVVSVAKQYQNQGLSLGDLINEGNLGLIKAAKRFDETRGFKFISYAVWWIRQSILQALAEQSRIVRLPLNRVGSLNKISKSFSELEQKFEREPSPEEIAEVLELTTAEVVDTLKISGRHVSVDAPFVQGEENRLLDVLENEDEESPDTGLMNDSLRKEVQRALSTLTKREADVITLYFGLNGEHSLTLEEIGEKFNLTRERVRQIKEKAIRRLRHTSRSKALKPYLG from the coding sequence ATGAGACAGCTGAAAATAAGCAAGCAGATTACCAACCGCGAAAGCCAATCCCTAGATAAGTACCTGCAGGAGATTGGAAAGGTGGACTTGCTCACCCCAGACGAGGAGGTAACGCTTGCCCAGCGCATCAGAGAAGGCGACCAGTTCGCCCTCGAAAAATTAACTAAAGCCAACCTCCGCTTCGTGGTGTCGGTGGCAAAGCAATACCAGAACCAGGGTTTATCCCTGGGTGATTTGATCAACGAAGGAAACTTAGGTTTGATCAAAGCCGCTAAGCGTTTTGACGAAACCCGTGGTTTCAAATTTATTTCCTACGCCGTATGGTGGATCCGTCAGTCAATTCTTCAGGCTTTGGCCGAACAGTCAAGAATTGTGCGTCTGCCTTTGAACAGAGTAGGTTCTTTGAACAAGATCTCCAAGTCTTTCTCAGAGCTGGAACAAAAGTTTGAGCGTGAGCCGTCTCCGGAAGAGATTGCCGAAGTACTGGAACTCACCACTGCTGAGGTAGTAGATACCCTGAAGATCTCAGGCCGTCACGTGTCGGTAGATGCACCGTTCGTGCAAGGAGAAGAAAACCGTTTATTAGATGTTCTGGAAAACGAAGACGAAGAGTCTCCGGATACAGGCCTGATGAACGACTCTCTTCGCAAAGAAGTACAGCGTGCCCTTTCTACCTTAACCAAACGTGAAGCCGATGTGATTACTCTTTACTTTGGATTGAACGGTGAGCACTCCCTGACCTTGGAAGAGATTGGTGAGAAATTCAACCTGACTCGTGAGCGTGTGCGCCAGATCAAAGAGAAAGCCATCCGTCGTTTACGTCATACTTCCCGCAGCAAGGCCTTAAAACCTTACTTAGGATAA
- the rpsO gene encoding 30S ribosomal protein S15, which produces MKLTTEAKKEIFQTSGFSKSATDTGSAESQIALFTARINHLTEHLKSNKKDFSTRLGLLKLVGKRRRLLNYLTKTDITRYRAIIAELGIRK; this is translated from the coding sequence ATGAAATTAACTACCGAAGCGAAAAAAGAAATCTTCCAAACCAGCGGTTTTTCTAAGTCAGCCACCGATACCGGATCTGCTGAATCACAAATCGCCTTGTTTACTGCCCGGATTAACCACCTGACAGAACACCTGAAATCAAATAAAAAAGACTTCTCAACTCGTTTGGGTCTTTTGAAACTGGTAGGTAAAAGAAGAAGATTACTGAATTACCTGACAAAAACCGACATTACGCGCTATCGTGCTATTATCGCTGAATTAGGCATTCGTAAATAA
- a CDS encoding peptidoglycan DD-metalloendopeptidase family protein translates to MAEAQKKRTNKDLFRRKAPKIRQVKPKTTVEVKQETSQDSDKPNRGEFSPVRKLSIVSEDTSSLDLGEQSLVEISEQIQMDDSVWVKIAAYYAIWDTRNINPYHKDGRQLKDTVALRLYDSKHAYKMPLVETPITSDFGFRGYRWHYGTDLDLDTGDSVKTAFDGVIRISKWDGGGYGNYLVVRHVNGLETLYGHLSKPIAKVGQYVKAGELIGWGGSTGRSSGPHLHYEVRYEGNPIDPEEIYNFPEYLLKGENFKITSALFNYYNRAKKTSSSSGASKARKVVYHKVRNGEVLGSIARKYGVSVSQITRLNRISTKTTLRVGRSLRIK, encoded by the coding sequence ATGGCTGAAGCCCAAAAGAAGAGAACAAATAAAGACCTGTTCAGAAGAAAGGCTCCCAAGATAAGGCAGGTGAAGCCCAAAACTACGGTAGAGGTAAAACAAGAAACCTCTCAGGACAGCGACAAACCTAACAGAGGGGAGTTTAGCCCTGTCCGGAAACTCTCCATTGTGAGCGAAGACACCAGCTCTTTGGATTTAGGTGAGCAAAGCCTTGTGGAGATATCTGAGCAAATCCAGATGGATGATAGTGTCTGGGTGAAGATTGCCGCCTATTACGCCATATGGGATACCCGCAACATTAATCCTTATCATAAAGATGGACGCCAGTTGAAAGACACGGTTGCCCTGCGTTTATACGATTCCAAGCACGCTTACAAGATGCCTCTGGTGGAAACACCCATTACCTCTGACTTCGGGTTTAGAGGCTACCGGTGGCATTATGGCACGGACCTGGACCTGGATACAGGTGACTCTGTGAAAACTGCTTTTGACGGTGTAATCAGGATCTCTAAATGGGATGGCGGCGGATACGGCAATTACCTGGTGGTACGCCATGTAAATGGGTTGGAAACGCTTTATGGGCATTTAAGCAAACCCATAGCAAAAGTAGGCCAATACGTAAAAGCCGGGGAGTTGATAGGCTGGGGCGGAAGCACGGGTCGTTCTTCTGGTCCACACTTGCATTATGAAGTGCGCTATGAAGGTAATCCCATTGACCCGGAGGAGATCTATAATTTCCCTGAGTATCTGCTGAAGGGGGAGAACTTTAAAATCACCTCTGCGCTTTTCAATTACTACAATCGGGCTAAGAAAACATCCTCCTCCTCTGGGGCTAGTAAGGCCAGAAAAGTGGTCTACCACAAAGTGAGAAATGGAGAGGTGCTAGGGTCCATTGCCCGTAAATATGGTGTTTCGGTTTCTCAAATCACGAGATTAAACCGTATTTCAACAAAAACTACTTTGCGCGTAGGCAGAAGCCTTCGCATCAAATAA
- a CDS encoding LptF/LptG family permease translates to MKKLDKLILKSFLGPFVLTFAVVEFILLLQVILKYLDDLIGKDLGAAVISELLFYFSLNLAPMAFPLAILLSSLMTFGNLGEHHELTAIKTSGISLVRTLRPVFIFAVLLTVAAFVFHNTIVPKANLKAYSLMWDIRQKKPSLDLKEGSFYNGLPNRSIRVGKKFEDGQTLKDIMIYDHSNGQGNAVVMLADSGKMYTQFNDQYLVLEMFHGKTFAEERPGSSNGYGPSSGYLRQAFTKNKIVVNLASFQMTRSNAQWFADNKMMKNINQLTQVTDSLQKQIQKETTLLEPNVRPFFSHFSSLKSADTLKVKKILLKKLPEATLQDVQTASNAARNVKSFTSSYASRLTTIQREQNNYEIEIYRKFTQAVACFIMFLIGAPLGAIIRKGGLGMPVIISIAFFIVYYVLSILGEKWGREGVAPVALGMWAANLILLPAGLFFLYQARNDSNLLEFDFWRKFTARLQRKKAI, encoded by the coding sequence ATGAAAAAATTAGATAAACTTATTCTTAAGTCCTTTTTAGGGCCTTTTGTACTCACTTTTGCTGTTGTAGAGTTTATTCTGCTCCTACAGGTCATCCTGAAATACCTGGATGACCTGATAGGAAAGGACTTGGGTGCAGCAGTTATCTCAGAGTTGCTGTTTTACTTCAGCTTGAACCTGGCGCCCATGGCCTTTCCCTTGGCCATCCTGCTTTCCTCTCTCATGACGTTCGGAAACCTGGGAGAGCATCATGAATTAACCGCCATCAAGACTTCAGGTATTTCACTGGTGCGTACCCTGCGCCCGGTGTTTATTTTTGCCGTGCTACTAACTGTTGCGGCCTTTGTTTTCCATAATACCATAGTCCCTAAAGCCAACCTGAAGGCCTATAGCTTAATGTGGGACATCCGACAGAAGAAACCCTCCCTTGACCTGAAAGAAGGTTCTTTTTACAACGGTTTGCCTAACCGTAGCATTAGGGTAGGGAAGAAGTTTGAAGATGGGCAGACCCTGAAAGACATTATGATCTATGACCATTCCAACGGACAGGGAAATGCCGTGGTCATGCTAGCCGACTCAGGCAAGATGTACACCCAGTTCAATGACCAGTACCTGGTGCTGGAAATGTTCCATGGTAAAACCTTTGCTGAAGAGCGGCCAGGCAGTTCTAATGGCTATGGTCCAAGCTCTGGGTATTTACGGCAAGCCTTCACCAAAAACAAAATTGTGGTGAACCTGGCTTCCTTCCAGATGACCCGCAGCAACGCGCAGTGGTTCGCTGATAATAAGATGATGAAGAACATCAATCAACTAACCCAGGTAACAGACTCTCTCCAGAAACAAATTCAAAAAGAAACTACTTTGCTGGAGCCCAATGTGCGCCCTTTCTTTTCGCACTTTTCCAGCCTGAAGTCAGCAGACACGCTTAAGGTTAAAAAAATCTTATTGAAGAAATTGCCAGAAGCTACTCTGCAAGACGTGCAAACGGCCTCCAACGCTGCCCGAAATGTAAAGAGCTTTACCAGTTCTTATGCATCCAGGCTTACTACTATCCAGCGGGAGCAGAACAACTATGAGATTGAGATTTACCGCAAATTCACCCAGGCCGTAGCTTGCTTTATCATGTTCCTGATTGGCGCACCTCTGGGTGCTATCATTCGAAAAGGAGGATTAGGTATGCCGGTAATCATTTCCATAGCCTTCTTTATTGTGTATTACGTGCTCAGCATTTTAGGGGAGAAATGGGGAAGGGAAGGAGTGGCTCCCGTAGCCTTAGGCATGTGGGCTGCTAACCTGATCCTTCTGCCCGCCGGGCTTTTCTTCCTGTACCAGGCGCGCAATGACTCTAACCTTCTGGAATTTGACTTCTGGCGGAAGTTCACTGCGCGGTTGCAACGTAAAAAGGCAATCTAG
- the bshB1 gene encoding bacillithiol biosynthesis deacetylase BshB1, with translation MKLDIVAFASHPDDAELGCVGTLLVHKALGKKVGVVDLTRGELGTRGTPETRAQEAADSATILGLDARENLGLADGFFQNDEAHQRKVIQAIRKYQPEIVLMNAIHDRHPDHGRGSQLVSEACFYSGLLQVKTQGQGGVEQEPWRPKAVYHYIQDRFISPDLVVDITPFWEKKVEAIRAFKTQFFTPSSPESSEPATYISSPDFMRFIEARALELGHAIGATYGEGFTRERFVGVKNLFDLI, from the coding sequence ATGAAGCTTGATATAGTTGCTTTTGCCTCTCACCCAGATGATGCTGAACTTGGCTGTGTGGGTACCTTGCTGGTCCATAAAGCACTGGGAAAGAAGGTGGGGGTAGTGGACTTAACCCGGGGCGAATTGGGTACCCGGGGTACTCCGGAAACCAGGGCCCAGGAAGCTGCTGATTCAGCTACCATCTTAGGCCTTGATGCCCGTGAAAACCTAGGCTTAGCTGATGGCTTTTTTCAAAACGATGAAGCTCATCAGCGCAAAGTCATTCAGGCAATCAGAAAGTATCAGCCGGAGATTGTGTTGATGAATGCTATCCATGACCGCCACCCAGACCATGGAAGGGGAAGTCAGTTGGTGTCTGAGGCATGTTTCTACTCTGGTCTTCTGCAGGTGAAAACCCAGGGCCAAGGCGGGGTGGAGCAGGAACCCTGGCGACCTAAGGCAGTGTATCATTATATTCAGGATAGGTTTATTTCTCCAGACCTGGTGGTAGATATCACCCCTTTTTGGGAAAAGAAGGTAGAAGCCATAAGAGCTTTCAAAACTCAGTTCTTTACCCCTAGCAGCCCTGAATCATCGGAGCCTGCCACCTATATCTCTTCCCCTGATTTCATGCGCTTTATCGAAGCCCGAGCTCTAGAACTAGGACATGCCATAGGAGCCACCTACGGGGAAGGATTTACACGGGAACGTTTTGTAGGTGTGAAGAACCTCTTCGATTTAATTTAA
- a CDS encoding START-like domain-containing protein, translating to MSKIKFVREYSLNASPKMLYPYLSTASGLAQWLCDAAKQIGERKYNLIWDNQEHIAEMTSHRMNKSVRFTFPGTGKGMPHDYSYIDFSIESGELTQEQFLRVVDYTDVGDVEQLAELWDNQVLTLRELIGG from the coding sequence ATGAGTAAAATTAAGTTTGTAAGAGAGTATTCTCTCAATGCATCACCTAAGATGCTGTATCCTTACCTAAGCACAGCCTCTGGCTTAGCACAATGGTTATGTGATGCTGCTAAACAAATAGGAGAGCGGAAGTATAACCTCATTTGGGACAACCAGGAGCACATTGCTGAAATGACAAGCCACCGGATGAACAAGTCCGTTCGGTTTACCTTCCCTGGTACTGGCAAAGGAATGCCCCACGACTACAGCTACATTGACTTCTCTATTGAATCTGGTGAGTTGACGCAGGAACAATTCTTACGTGTTGTAGACTATACAGATGTAGGAGACGTTGAACAACTAGCTGAGCTCTGGGACAATCAGGTACTAACCTTACGGGAGTTAATAGGCGGATAG